CTCTTGCTCAGATCGAAAAAGAACGTCCTGACTTGATATTTTTGGATATTCATATGCCCGAAAAGTCAGGGTTTGAACTGCTTGAAGAACTGTCGATCGTTCCCAAAGTGGTATTTACCACGGCTTATAATCAATATGCCGTCAAAGCCTTTGAAGTGAATGCTCTGGATTATATCGTAAAGCCTTTGAGGGAGGAACGTTTTGCTGTAACGATAGAGAAGGTCAAGGCTGATTTTTCAAAGATAGAAGTGAAAAAAGCTCCTTTGCCTATGCATTATAAGATTTTCATCAAAGACGGAGAGCAATGCTATTTCGTGCCTTTGAAGAATATTCGGTTGATTCAGTCCATGGATAATTATGCCCGTTTTCACTTTGGAGATAACAAGGCTATGCTCAAAAGATCTCTGAACCTCATAGAAGAAAAGCTTGACCCAACGGTATTTTTTAGAATCAACCGCAGTCAGATAGTCAATACAGAATACATAGAAAAAATAAGTCCGGGCTTCAAGCAAAAACTGAATATCACATTGACTACAGGTGAAACTCTTGAAGTGTCCAGCCGTCAGTCCGCCCGATTCAGAAATTGGAACAGCTTCTAAAAACTAAGTTATCTTCCTTCGGAG
The Aureibacter tunicatorum DNA segment above includes these coding regions:
- a CDS encoding LytTR family DNA-binding domain-containing protein, coding for MNTYKTIIIDDERLAREEVKRALADYPEFIVTGEASNVNEALAQIEKERPDLIFLDIHMPEKSGFELLEELSIVPKVVFTTAYNQYAVKAFEVNALDYIVKPLREERFAVTIEKVKADFSKIEVKKAPLPMHYKIFIKDGEQCYFVPLKNIRLIQSMDNYARFHFGDNKAMLKRSLNLIEEKLDPTVFFRINRSQIVNTEYIEKISPGFKQKLNITLTTGETLEVSSRQSARFRNWNSF